A genomic window from Flavobacterium phycosphaerae includes:
- a CDS encoding GLPGLI family protein: MKKVILLSLIFAAVVFNAQEFQGKAEYFSKRILKNGGKGFGVKQNDDAELKKAYNEALQIASEKMFILTFNQKEALYEKQQYLEKPKPESDDVSVTISFSGEGKKYINLKDQTKITEDDILGKEFLIVEKLIPLDWKLINETKKIGDYNCYKAELIIPVSEKDKKEYEEYLSKQQAKTSFFTKEEPKDKKIIAWYTPEIPVSVGPASYWGLPGLILELNDEVAITLCSKVTLSNKGNTPIRVPNTGRVVTQEEFDIFHKDKMESLER, from the coding sequence ATGAAAAAAGTAATTCTCCTATCGTTGATTTTCGCTGCTGTAGTGTTTAATGCCCAAGAATTTCAAGGCAAAGCAGAATATTTCTCCAAACGCATTTTAAAAAACGGAGGAAAGGGCTTTGGTGTTAAGCAAAACGATGATGCCGAATTGAAAAAAGCCTATAATGAAGCCTTACAGATAGCTTCTGAAAAAATGTTTATTCTGACTTTTAACCAAAAAGAAGCATTGTACGAAAAACAGCAATATTTGGAAAAACCAAAGCCGGAAAGTGATGATGTGAGTGTCACTATCAGTTTCTCGGGCGAAGGGAAAAAGTACATCAATCTCAAAGACCAAACAAAAATTACTGAAGATGATATATTAGGAAAAGAGTTTTTAATTGTTGAAAAATTAATTCCTCTTGATTGGAAGCTGATAAATGAAACTAAGAAAATAGGAGATTATAATTGCTATAAGGCAGAACTTATAATTCCGGTTTCAGAAAAGGACAAGAAGGAATATGAAGAGTATTTAAGCAAGCAGCAAGCAAAAACATCTTTTTTTACGAAGGAAGAGCCAAAGGATAAAAAGATTATTGCATGGTACACTCCTGAAATTCCGGTTAGTGTTGGCCCAGCCAGCTATTGGGGATTGCCCGGTTTAATCTTGGAACTTAATGATGAAGTTGCTATTACATTATGTTCAAAAGTTACTTTAAGCAATAAGGGAAATACACCTATTAGAGTTCCTAATACCGGTAGAGTGGTAACCCAAGAAGAGTTTGATATTTTTCACAAAGACAAAATGGAAAGCCTCGAACGCTAA
- a CDS encoding GLPGLI family protein, whose amino-acid sequence MKSIVLTFTLLLVFSTSNAQKDFQGMAVYESKTSTSDFKSRFEGNKEITPEMQKMIEERMKKMFEKTFILNFDKSASIYKEEEKLDAPGGQQGGFRMMSSMMGGGGTYYKNVKDKSYTVDKEFMGKEFLVKDSLPKLNWKMESETRVIGGYNCFKATAVRPVSQSDFRNFRPKKEENKKEDAAKSETKTEDKDKKTNFMDDFDMPKEITITAWYTPEIPVNQGPETYWGLPGLILEVNDGKTVILCSKVVLNAKDKVEIKAPTNGKVISQKEYDETVVKKMEEMRQMYDGKGGGRTQMRFGH is encoded by the coding sequence ATGAAAAGCATCGTTTTAACTTTCACATTACTCTTGGTATTTAGTACTTCAAATGCACAAAAAGATTTTCAGGGCATGGCGGTTTATGAATCCAAAACCAGTACATCTGATTTCAAATCCCGTTTTGAAGGCAATAAAGAAATCACTCCCGAAATGCAGAAAATGATTGAAGAGCGCATGAAAAAAATGTTCGAAAAAACATTCATTCTCAATTTTGACAAATCGGCTTCTATTTATAAAGAAGAAGAAAAGCTTGATGCTCCCGGCGGGCAACAAGGCGGCTTTAGAATGATGTCTTCAATGATGGGCGGCGGCGGAACGTACTATAAAAACGTAAAGGACAAAAGCTATACGGTGGACAAAGAGTTTATGGGGAAAGAATTTCTAGTCAAAGATTCGCTGCCAAAACTAAACTGGAAAATGGAGTCGGAAACCCGCGTTATAGGTGGTTACAACTGCTTCAAAGCAACAGCAGTGCGTCCGGTTAGCCAGTCTGATTTTAGAAATTTCCGTCCTAAAAAAGAAGAAAATAAAAAAGAAGATGCTGCAAAATCAGAAACTAAGACTGAAGACAAAGACAAAAAAACCAACTTCATGGATGATTTTGATATGCCTAAAGAAATTACCATTACCGCTTGGTATACGCCTGAAATTCCGGTGAACCAAGGACCGGAAACTTATTGGGGTCTTCCGGGTTTGATTTTGGAAGTCAATGACGGCAAAACGGTAATTTTATGTTCTAAAGTGGTTTTGAATGCCAAAGACAAAGTTGAAATCAAAGCGCCAACCAATGGTAAAGTGATTTCGCAAAAGGAATACGATGAAACCGTAGTCAAAAAAATGGAAGAGATGCGCCAAATGTACGACGGAAAAGGGGGCGGTAGAACTCAAATGAGATTTGGACATTAA
- a CDS encoding deoxynucleoside kinase produces the protein MHIAVAGNIGAGKTTLTRFLAKHFKWEPHFEDVVDNPYLDDFYHQMERWSFNLQIYFLNSRFRQVLQIRESGKNIIQDRTIYEDAHIFAPNLHAMGLMTNRDFQNYTDLFELMEGLVGSPDLLIYLRSSIPNLVSQIHKRGRDYENTISIDYLSRLNERYEAWITTYDKGKLLIIDVDNVDFVNNPEDLGMIINRIDAEINGLF, from the coding sequence ATGCACATAGCGGTAGCAGGAAACATCGGAGCAGGAAAGACAACATTGACCAGATTTTTGGCCAAACATTTCAAGTGGGAACCTCATTTTGAGGATGTAGTTGACAATCCCTATTTGGATGATTTCTACCACCAAATGGAACGTTGGAGTTTTAATTTACAGATTTATTTCTTGAACTCTCGTTTTCGTCAAGTGTTGCAAATTCGCGAAAGCGGTAAAAACATCATTCAGGATCGTACGATTTATGAAGATGCTCACATCTTTGCTCCCAATTTGCATGCAATGGGCTTAATGACTAATCGTGATTTTCAAAATTATACCGATCTTTTTGAATTGATGGAAGGATTAGTGGGCTCCCCGGATTTGTTGATTTATTTAAGAAGTTCGATTCCTAATTTGGTTTCGCAAATTCACAAGCGAGGTCGTGATTATGAAAATACCATTTCGATTGATTATTTAAGTCGATTGAACGAACGCTACGAAGCTTGGATAACCACTTACGACAAAGGAAAGCTGCTTATTATTGATGTTGACAATGTTGATTTTGTCAATAATCCTGAAGATTTAGGAATGATCATCAACCGAATTGACGCTGAGATAAACGGATTGTTTTAG
- a CDS encoding leucine-rich repeat domain-containing protein, whose protein sequence is MKKLYTLFFFCLAVAVSKAQIVNIPDANFKAKLLATTGPIGFNSSYNIVPIDANHDGQIQVSEAQLIYRLWVMSSNISDLTGIESFTNLRELNCNNNQLTSINLSALVNLKELDCSKNAISNLNLTNLNLQTLYCTNNSISNLDLHNLTALKYLYCNNNSISNLNVSGLSILNTFVCNNNQLTSLTLTGLTSLFNFDCSNNQLTVLDLAGLNSIYSINCAYNNLSKIDVSIFTVSRPWVQINCSYNTNLISINTKDNIIMSSEFSANYRMGNSGANAIPPPVVPPPTSGINFQGTPNLQYICADANEMAYYQNKINQSGYTNPNCQLSSTCEFLNPTSNTTTATVCGSYTWSVNGQTYSTSGTYTVVTGNHTEILNLTINNSLITTAPIAPVLCTTLGSMANISVASNIASPTYTWQYRVLTDAMPNSTWITITSSNAGSVYSNYTSAALSITRTTTALPKSGTQYRVIVGGGECASVTSDAVNLTIIGVAKSGSITAASSVCEANDITFTLGNYVGTSIQWQSAPNASSTFSDIPNATGTTFTVTNMQLTSYKSYRAIVTNAPCGTTATSTIKTITVNPTPVAGTITGGGTICSGGSGTLKIMGYIGKIQWEYSIDGITYFNAPTASSATSSLSFGTTSVSSTSAAYMLVNITGNTYFRAKVTSGACSPVYSDVVSYIIGTLASVGTTSAALTTICSGTATSVTITTATGTITWQKSINYTAASPTWTSIANSNALSISTGNLAYNTAFRAKVTLGSCSTVYSNTVYVYMVAKPLAKNISKNVTSPSGASSSTAMCTSNHSKVLTIGSGYNGTIQWQASTTSTTTGFADIGGATNESYTVNNPVVGANYLRAKFTNSCGASVFGVAATVYYQECLITKLDAALLFEVTASPNPYKNGFNLDLHSSNNEGVTIAVYDMTGKLIERTAIQPDAMADLTLGQGYSSGLYQVVVCQGTTTKTLKIIKE, encoded by the coding sequence ATGAAGAAACTTTACACGCTCTTTTTTTTCTGTTTGGCAGTTGCCGTTAGTAAGGCTCAGATTGTTAATATTCCCGATGCCAATTTTAAAGCGAAATTGTTGGCGACAACCGGACCAATAGGATTTAATTCATCGTATAATATAGTCCCTATTGATGCCAATCATGATGGGCAAATTCAGGTTAGTGAAGCACAACTTATTTATAGGTTATGGGTAATGAGTTCCAATATTTCAGATTTAACCGGAATCGAAAGTTTTACTAATCTTAGAGAACTGAACTGTAATAATAATCAATTAACATCTATCAATCTTAGTGCTTTAGTTAACCTGAAAGAACTAGATTGTTCAAAAAATGCAATATCTAATTTGAATTTGACCAATTTAAACCTGCAAACCCTTTACTGCACTAATAATTCAATATCGAATTTAGATTTACACAATTTGACCGCTTTAAAGTATCTGTATTGTAATAATAATTCGATTTCTAATCTAAACGTAAGCGGGTTATCAATTTTAAACACATTTGTATGCAATAATAATCAATTGACAAGTTTAACATTGACGGGACTTACCAGTCTGTTTAATTTTGATTGTTCAAATAATCAATTGACAGTGCTTGATCTTGCTGGTCTGAATTCTATTTATTCCATTAACTGTGCCTATAATAATTTGAGTAAAATTGATGTGAGTATTTTTACTGTATCGCGACCTTGGGTTCAGATAAACTGTTCATACAACACCAATTTAATCTCTATCAATACTAAAGATAACATCATAATGAGCAGTGAGTTTTCTGCTAATTACAGAATGGGGAATAGTGGTGCTAATGCCATTCCTCCTCCAGTAGTTCCCCCACCAACTTCTGGGATTAATTTTCAGGGCACACCAAACTTACAGTATATATGTGCTGATGCAAATGAAATGGCATATTATCAAAACAAAATCAACCAATCTGGGTATACTAATCCCAATTGCCAGTTGAGTTCAACTTGTGAATTTTTGAATCCGACATCCAACACAACCACAGCAACTGTTTGTGGTAGTTACACATGGTCAGTAAATGGCCAAACCTATAGCACATCGGGAACGTATACGGTTGTAACAGGCAATCATACCGAAATATTAAATCTGACCATCAATAATTCGCTCATAACAACAGCCCCAATTGCTCCAGTGCTATGTACAACGTTAGGTTCAATGGCTAATATTTCAGTAGCATCAAACATTGCTAGTCCAACTTACACTTGGCAGTATCGTGTACTTACCGATGCCATGCCCAATTCGACATGGATAACGATTACAAGTTCCAATGCCGGAAGTGTTTACAGTAATTATACTTCAGCTGCTTTAAGTATTACAAGAACAACGACAGCCTTACCCAAATCAGGAACCCAATACAGAGTCATCGTTGGGGGAGGCGAATGCGCTTCAGTAACTTCGGATGCTGTAAACCTAACGATTATAGGCGTGGCCAAATCAGGAAGCATAACAGCAGCCAGTTCGGTATGCGAAGCCAATGATATTACTTTTACGCTTGGCAATTATGTTGGCACATCTATTCAATGGCAATCGGCTCCTAATGCGAGTAGTACGTTTTCAGATATTCCGAACGCGACAGGAACTACATTCACGGTAACTAATATGCAGCTGACTTCCTATAAATCGTATCGTGCGATTGTAACCAACGCCCCTTGCGGAACTACAGCCACTTCGACTATAAAAACGATTACGGTAAATCCGACTCCGGTTGCGGGAACAATTACGGGTGGAGGAACTATTTGTAGCGGAGGCAGTGGAACCTTGAAAATTATGGGTTATATCGGAAAAATACAATGGGAATATTCTATAGATGGAATCACCTATTTCAATGCGCCAACAGCTTCGTCTGCCACATCTAGTTTATCTTTTGGAACCACTTCGGTAAGCAGTACTTCGGCCGCTTATATGTTGGTGAACATAACCGGAAACACTTATTTCAGGGCGAAAGTGACCAGCGGTGCCTGTAGTCCTGTTTATAGTGATGTTGTTTCTTACATCATTGGAACACTCGCCTCAGTCGGTACTACCAGTGCAGCTTTAACCACCATTTGTTCGGGTACAGCAACCAGCGTAACCATAACCACAGCTACAGGAACCATCACATGGCAAAAATCAATAAATTATACGGCGGCATCGCCAACGTGGACCAGTATAGCTAACTCCAACGCATTGTCAATAAGCACCGGAAATTTAGCCTACAATACTGCGTTCCGCGCCAAGGTGACCTTAGGCAGTTGTTCAACAGTTTATAGCAATACGGTCTATGTGTATATGGTTGCCAAACCATTGGCTAAGAACATTTCGAAAAACGTTACTTCACCTTCAGGAGCAAGCTCCTCAACAGCAATGTGTACTAGCAATCATTCCAAAGTGCTTACCATTGGCTCAGGATACAACGGCACTATTCAATGGCAGGCTTCCACAACTTCAACGACCACAGGATTTGCAGATATTGGAGGTGCTACAAACGAGAGCTATACCGTGAACAATCCGGTTGTAGGCGCTAATTATTTAAGGGCTAAATTTACCAATAGCTGTGGTGCCTCGGTTTTTGGTGTAGCTGCGACGGTTTATTATCAGGAATGTCTAATTACGAAGTTGGATGCGGCTTTATTATTTGAGGTAACTGCCTCCCCGAACCCATACAAAAATGGTTTTAACTTAGATTTACACTCTTCAAACAACGAAGGGGTAACCATTGCGGTTTATGACATGACCGGAAAACTCATTGAAAGAACCGCAATCCAACCGGATGCTATGGCTGATCTCACTTTAGGACAGGGATATTCCTCAGGATTGTATCAAGTTGTGGTTTGCCAAGGCACCACCACTAAAACACTTAAAATAATTAAAGAGTAA
- a CDS encoding carboxypeptidase-like regulatory domain-containing protein, which yields MRIKSILVPFLGLVFLMLSCSKDDSSTPVQATGTIKGKLMVKNGSKPVGGALVFVFDDNNKLYYTYTQANGDFSLQAPIGQRKLQMQTGGGANFRTSLQVTVVKDQTLTIDSSLSRLDQVANMAYVAGYYDEIQDIVTGLGYTITQITNADLADYSIVSQFDIIFLNCGAKQGYVNAAMDTNLANFVTNGGSLYASDWAVAYLTGGGSNSHDCGETGGFIPDDKLCSKNIGASTTITGAQVTDANLATALGFSALDIEYNLGSWQNVFSYDATYWDVMVSDPVSNQPLMIKTNSFSSGTVSDPVGDNENDGWITICHTDDSGSPITITIEESEWPSHEAHGDSVGACTNTNNSGTIYYTTFHNHANGNIGNSGLILEYVILNL from the coding sequence ATGAGAATTAAATCTATTTTAGTACCCTTTTTAGGGTTAGTCTTTCTGATGTTGAGTTGCAGTAAGGATGACAGTTCAACACCAGTTCAAGCAACAGGAACCATAAAAGGAAAACTTATGGTTAAAAATGGCTCTAAACCGGTAGGTGGGGCCTTAGTTTTTGTCTTTGATGACAACAACAAACTTTATTATACCTATACTCAAGCCAATGGGGATTTTTCGTTACAAGCCCCTATCGGACAAAGAAAACTACAAATGCAAACCGGTGGAGGAGCTAATTTCAGGACCTCGCTTCAGGTAACCGTTGTAAAAGATCAAACTTTAACCATAGACTCATCATTGTCAAGATTAGACCAGGTGGCCAATATGGCTTATGTAGCCGGTTATTATGATGAAATCCAAGATATCGTTACGGGTTTAGGATATACCATAACTCAAATTACTAATGCTGACTTGGCTGATTACAGTATAGTATCTCAATTTGACATTATCTTCTTAAATTGTGGTGCAAAACAAGGTTATGTTAATGCTGCTATGGATACTAATTTGGCCAATTTTGTGACCAATGGAGGTAGTTTATACGCATCAGATTGGGCAGTTGCCTATTTAACCGGTGGAGGTTCAAATTCACATGATTGTGGTGAAACCGGCGGATTTATTCCGGATGATAAACTGTGTTCGAAAAATATCGGTGCCAGTACTACTATTACCGGAGCCCAAGTAACAGATGCTAATTTGGCTACCGCTTTAGGATTTTCCGCACTTGATATTGAGTATAATTTAGGCTCTTGGCAAAATGTATTCAGTTATGATGCCACTTACTGGGATGTAATGGTGAGTGATCCGGTTTCTAACCAACCTTTAATGATTAAAACAAACAGCTTCAGTTCAGGGACTGTTTCTGATCCGGTTGGCGATAATGAAAATGATGGTTGGATTACTATTTGTCATACAGATGACTCAGGAAGTCCAATTACCATTACAATAGAAGAAAGTGAATGGCCGAGTCATGAAGCTCACGGCGATTCAGTTGGTGCTTGTACCAATACCAATAATAGCGGAACGATATACTACACCACTTTCCACAATCATGCTAACGGAAATATTGGTAATTCAGGTTTGATTTTAGAATATGTAATCTTGAATTTATAA
- a CDS encoding sodium-translocating pyrophosphatase, with amino-acid sequence MESMMIYVPIVMAIIGLLFMAAKRAWVLKQDAGDGKMKEISDYIYEGALAFLKAEYRLLAVFVLIASAVLAGITFLPGVKTHLLIVIAFIFGAFFSALAGNMGMKIATKTNVRTTQAARTSLPQALKVSFGGGTVMGLGVAGLAVLGLTTFFILFFHFFMGGVWTDTEGMTVVLETLAGFSLGAESIALFARVGGGIYTKAADVGADLVGKVEAGIPEDDPRNPATIADNVGDNVGDVAGMGADLFGSYVATVLAAMVLGNYVIKDMGGKIEDAFGGIGPILLPMAIAGFGILFSIIGTMLVKITSDDAKEAQVQKALNIGNWVSIILTAVACFFLVQYMLPTKMNMDFFGEGLKEISSMRVFYATIIGLIVGGAISSVTEYYTGLGTKPVLAIVQKSSTGAGTNVIAGLATGMISTFPTVLLFGGAIWASYALAGFYGVALAASAMMATTAMQLAIDAFGPISDNAGGIAEMSELPKEVRTRTDILDSVGNTTAATGKGFAIASAALTSLALFAAYVTFTGIDGINIFKAPVLAMLFIGGMIPVVFSALAMNSVGKAAMDMVYEVRRQFKEIPGIMEGTGKPEYGKCVEISTKAALREMMLPGVLTIGFPIAIVLLGKLVYGDNNQLIAEMLGGYMAGVTVSGVLWAVFQNNAGGAWDNAKKSFEAGVEINGEMTYKGSDAHKAAVTGDTVGDPFKDTSGPSMNILIKLTCLIGLVIAPILGNGVASEGKKMECTMDVKMECKGDMIGKCDMSKCATMTKEECAAMCDSLQCTPEQKEACLSHYDADGKFIAEKKDDCCAKKGMKMEAPMGKNVRVEITNTNGKAKATVTTTVNGTSATETFEGTEAEVKAKVDALK; translated from the coding sequence ATGGAATCAATGATGATTTACGTGCCAATAGTAATGGCAATAATTGGGTTGCTGTTTATGGCAGCCAAAAGAGCTTGGGTTTTAAAACAAGATGCCGGAGACGGTAAGATGAAAGAGATTTCAGATTACATCTACGAAGGTGCCTTGGCTTTCCTAAAAGCAGAATACCGTTTGTTAGCTGTGTTTGTACTTATTGCAAGTGCTGTGTTAGCGGGTATTACTTTTTTACCGGGTGTTAAAACGCATTTATTAATTGTTATCGCGTTTATTTTCGGAGCTTTCTTTTCAGCATTAGCTGGGAATATGGGGATGAAAATTGCTACTAAAACAAACGTTAGAACGACACAAGCTGCTCGTACCAGTTTACCACAAGCTTTGAAAGTGTCTTTTGGTGGTGGAACAGTAATGGGACTTGGTGTTGCCGGTTTGGCTGTTTTAGGATTAACAACATTCTTTATATTATTCTTCCACTTCTTTATGGGTGGTGTTTGGACAGATACCGAAGGAATGACTGTAGTGTTAGAAACATTAGCAGGATTTTCTTTAGGAGCTGAATCAATTGCTTTGTTTGCTCGTGTGGGTGGTGGTATTTATACTAAAGCTGCTGACGTTGGTGCCGACTTAGTAGGTAAAGTAGAAGCAGGAATTCCAGAAGATGATCCTCGTAATCCTGCTACTATTGCAGATAACGTGGGTGATAACGTGGGTGACGTTGCCGGAATGGGTGCCGATTTGTTCGGTTCATATGTAGCAACGGTATTAGCAGCTATGGTATTAGGTAACTATGTTATCAAAGATATGGGCGGAAAAATCGAAGATGCGTTCGGTGGTATTGGTCCAATTTTATTACCAATGGCAATCGCCGGTTTCGGAATCTTATTCTCTATCATCGGAACGATGTTAGTGAAAATTACTAGTGATGATGCCAAAGAAGCACAAGTACAAAAAGCCTTAAATATTGGAAACTGGGTTTCTATTATTTTAACGGCAGTGGCTTGTTTCTTCTTAGTACAATATATGTTACCGACTAAAATGAATATGGATTTCTTTGGTGAAGGTTTAAAAGAAATCTCTTCTATGAGAGTTTTCTATGCTACTATCATCGGATTAATCGTGGGTGGAGCTATTTCATCCGTAACTGAATATTACACAGGATTGGGTACAAAACCGGTTTTGGCTATTGTACAAAAATCTTCTACTGGAGCAGGAACTAACGTAATCGCCGGTTTAGCTACTGGTATGATTTCTACCTTCCCAACTGTATTATTGTTTGGTGGTGCTATCTGGGCTTCTTATGCTTTAGCTGGTTTCTACGGGGTGGCTTTGGCTGCTTCTGCTATGATGGCTACGACTGCTATGCAGTTGGCAATCGACGCTTTCGGACCAATCTCTGATAACGCTGGTGGTATTGCCGAAATGAGCGAATTACCTAAAGAAGTTAGAACAAGAACCGATATTTTGGATTCAGTTGGTAATACAACAGCTGCTACAGGAAAAGGTTTTGCCATCGCTTCTGCAGCGTTAACGTCATTAGCTTTGTTTGCTGCATACGTCACTTTCACAGGAATTGATGGTATCAACATCTTTAAAGCGCCAGTTTTAGCGATGTTATTCATTGGTGGTATGATTCCGGTTGTGTTCTCGGCTTTGGCTATGAATTCGGTTGGTAAAGCTGCTATGGATATGGTTTACGAAGTACGTCGTCAGTTCAAAGAAATTCCGGGTATCATGGAAGGTACAGGAAAACCTGAGTATGGTAAATGTGTTGAGATTTCTACTAAAGCCGCTTTAAGAGAAATGATGTTACCGGGAGTTTTAACTATCGGTTTCCCTATCGCAATCGTATTATTAGGTAAATTAGTTTACGGAGATAACAACCAATTAATCGCTGAAATGTTAGGAGGTTACATGGCCGGAGTTACTGTTTCTGGTGTTCTTTGGGCTGTGTTCCAAAACAATGCCGGAGGTGCTTGGGATAATGCTAAAAAATCTTTCGAAGCGGGTGTTGAAATCAACGGAGAAATGACATACAAAGGTTCTGATGCTCACAAAGCTGCCGTAACCGGAGATACTGTTGGGGATCCATTTAAAGATACTTCAGGTCCATCTATGAACATCTTAATCAAATTAACTTGTTTAATTGGTTTAGTAATTGCTCCAATTTTAGGAAACGGTGTAGCATCGGAAGGCAAAAAAATGGAGTGCACTATGGATGTGAAAATGGAGTGCAAAGGGGATATGATAGGCAAATGCGATATGAGTAAATGCGCTACTATGACCAAAGAAGAATGTGCTGCTATGTGCGATTCTTTACAATGTACACCGGAACAAAAAGAAGCTTGTTTGTCACATTACGACGCTGATGGAAAATTCATTGCTGAGAAAAAAGACGATTGTTGCGCTAAAAAAGGAATGAAAATGGAGGCACCGATGGGTAAAAACGTAAGAGTTGAAATTACCAATACAAACGGTAAAGCAAAAGCAACTGTTACTACAACTGTAAACGGGACATCGGCTACTGAAACTTTTGAAGGTACAGAGGCTGAAGTAAAAGCTAAAGTTGATGCTTTGAAATAA